Proteins encoded together in one Corallococcus soli window:
- the dtd gene encoding D-aminoacyl-tRNA deacylase gives MKAVVQRVLEASVTVDGQRVSEMGPGLLVLLGVGKGDTDADLAWMVEKLALLRIFEDADGKMNLSLEDTSKQLIVVSQFTLYGDARKGRRPSFIDAMEPVAAKALYERACEALRKRGLTVGTGIFGADMKVALINDGPVTILLESPPKAAPPT, from the coding sequence ATGAAGGCCGTGGTGCAGCGGGTGCTGGAAGCGTCGGTGACGGTGGACGGCCAGCGCGTGAGCGAGATGGGCCCCGGGCTGCTCGTGCTCCTGGGCGTGGGCAAGGGCGACACCGACGCGGACCTCGCGTGGATGGTGGAGAAGCTGGCCCTGCTGCGCATCTTCGAGGACGCCGACGGGAAGATGAACCTGTCGCTGGAGGACACCTCCAAGCAGCTCATCGTCGTGAGCCAGTTCACCCTCTATGGGGATGCGCGCAAGGGCCGCCGGCCCAGCTTCATCGACGCGATGGAGCCGGTCGCGGCCAAGGCCCTCTACGAGCGCGCGTGTGAGGCCCTGCGCAAGCGCGGCCTCACCGTGGGCACCGGCATCTTCGGCGCGGACATGAAGGTCGCGCTGATCAACGACGGGCCCGTCACCATCCTGCTGGAGAGCCCGCCGAAGGCAGCGCCCCCGACCTAA
- a CDS encoding ABC transporter permease — protein sequence MSGHRRFRLRSWGARFGLAVACVWVFTALFAPWLSPHPPDAIDLTNELARPGPGHLLGTGENGIDVFTHVLHGARVSLEVSFFAVLLSGVLGITLGGIAGYAGGLVDEGLMRLVDVLLAFPGILLALFITSVLGPSLTNVVFALSFTGWTGYARLTRGQVLTLRERDYVQAARALGSGPGRILVRHVLPNAAGPLLVQATFALPGAIVAEASLSFLGLGVPPGTPSWGALVDQGTQYLLVAPHVALFPGIALAVTVLGFNLLGDALRDAMDPRHQGP from the coding sequence ATGAGCGGGCATCGCCGCTTCCGGTTGCGGTCGTGGGGCGCCCGGTTCGGGCTCGCCGTGGCGTGCGTCTGGGTGTTCACCGCGCTGTTCGCCCCGTGGCTCAGTCCCCACCCGCCGGACGCCATCGACCTCACGAACGAGCTGGCGCGGCCGGGGCCAGGGCACCTGCTGGGCACGGGAGAGAACGGCATCGACGTGTTCACCCACGTGCTGCACGGGGCTCGCGTGTCGCTGGAGGTGTCCTTCTTCGCCGTCCTGCTGTCGGGCGTGCTGGGCATCACGCTGGGCGGCATCGCGGGGTACGCGGGCGGGCTCGTGGACGAGGGGCTGATGCGGCTGGTGGACGTGCTGCTCGCCTTCCCCGGCATCCTGCTGGCGCTGTTCATCACGTCCGTGCTGGGCCCCAGCCTCACCAACGTCGTCTTCGCCCTCTCGTTCACCGGGTGGACGGGCTACGCGCGGCTCACGCGCGGGCAGGTGCTCACCCTGCGCGAACGCGACTACGTGCAGGCCGCTCGCGCGCTGGGCAGCGGCCCGGGTCGCATCCTCGTGCGGCACGTCTTGCCGAACGCGGCGGGGCCGCTGCTCGTGCAGGCGACGTTCGCGCTGCCGGGGGCCATCGTCGCGGAGGCGTCCCTGAGCTTCCTGGGCCTGGGCGTCCCACCGGGCACGCCGTCGTGGGGTGCGCTGGTGGACCAGGGGACGCAGTACCTGCTGGTGGCGCCGCACGTGGCCCTCTTCCCCGGCATCGCGCTGGCCGTCACCGTGCTGGGCTTCAACCTGCTGGGGGACGCGCTGCGCGACGCGATGGATCCGCGTCACCAGGGGCCGTGA
- a CDS encoding ABC transporter permease, which yields MRNRLVSAAIALVGALLLVSLFLYLVPGDPVDVMLGEQATQVDRAALRRAVGLDLPWYAQLWTFTRDLITGELRTSLPPFQRKVLPALGAALPYTLLLTVAAMAVSLVIALPLGVMAAARRGTPVDAAAMGVSVAGVALPRFWLGPVLIILFALKLDWLPVSGAESWRHLILPAFTLGTALAAFLARMTRATMLEALREDYVTVARAKGLSPRAVLWRHAFRNALLPLVTVLGLEFGALLGGAIVTEKVFAWPGMGTLLLTAIEKRDYNTVRATVLLFTFCYVLVNTLTDAAYAWVDPRVRRRS from the coding sequence GTGAGGAACCGCCTGGTGTCGGCGGCCATCGCGCTCGTGGGTGCGCTGCTGCTGGTGTCGCTGTTCCTGTACCTCGTGCCCGGCGACCCGGTGGACGTGATGCTGGGCGAGCAGGCGACGCAGGTGGACCGCGCGGCGCTGCGACGGGCGGTGGGGCTGGACCTGCCGTGGTACGCGCAGCTCTGGACGTTCACGCGCGACCTGATCACAGGGGAGCTGCGCACGTCGCTGCCTCCGTTCCAGCGCAAGGTGCTGCCGGCCCTGGGCGCGGCGCTGCCGTACACCCTGCTGCTCACGGTGGCGGCGATGGCGGTGTCGCTGGTCATCGCGCTGCCGCTGGGCGTGATGGCGGCGGCGCGCCGGGGCACCCCGGTGGACGCGGCGGCGATGGGCGTGTCGGTGGCGGGGGTCGCCCTGCCCCGCTTCTGGCTGGGCCCGGTGCTCATCATCCTCTTCGCGCTGAAGCTGGACTGGCTGCCCGTGTCGGGCGCGGAGTCGTGGCGGCACCTCATCCTGCCGGCGTTCACCCTGGGCACCGCGCTGGCCGCGTTCCTCGCGCGGATGACCCGCGCGACGATGCTGGAGGCGCTGCGGGAGGACTACGTCACCGTGGCGCGGGCGAAGGGACTGTCGCCTCGCGCGGTGCTGTGGAGGCACGCGTTCCGCAACGCGCTGCTGCCGCTCGTCACGGTGCTGGGCCTGGAGTTCGGCGCGCTGCTGGGCGGGGCCATCGTGACGGAGAAGGTGTTCGCGTGGCCGGGCATGGGCACGCTGCTGCTCACCGCCATCGAGAAGCGCGACTACAACACCGTGCGCGCCACGGTGCTGCTCTTCACCTTCTGCTACGTGCTGGTGAACACGCTCACCGACGCGGCCTATGCGTGGGTGGACCCGCGCGTGCGGAGGCGCTCATGA